The genomic DNA tgtaactgcagctccagacAGTTTTTGCAAGCACCTGCACTTATCtctacacgcacgcacgcatgcacacacaattaaaatttaattctgggctggagatatggctgagctcttaaaggctaggctcacaactaaaaacataaaatttaattctAAAAAAATCTTCCCAAGTACTTGCAAGTTCAGCAGTTCTAAGCACGTACAGAGAGAGGATCagggtttaatccctagcactcGGATGGCCTTAAAAcaatctgcaactccagttctgggagatctTGTGTTCTCTTTGGTCTCCCACAGCTGCTGTACACACAAAGTACACATGAACTCATGGAAGCACACAAGCATTCACACAAAGTAACGAGTtttattttcaggttttgaaATGCTTCACTTCTAAATTTTTCAGAAGTATTTCTGAATTTCACTGGCATTGGTTAAGTATGCTGTTACAGTAGCCACAGAGTTTCTCAAACCTGAACACTTTcagaatgaatataaaatattcatactCATAGAGCACTGTGTCTGAGACTTCAGGACAAACAGGCACAAACTGGTTCCTGACAGAAAGGGAAATTAGGTTCCCCTAACTTCAAGTAACAGGCAGCTCCCTCATCCTAAGCAGTAGGAAGGGCTTAAAGTGAGCCTACCCCATTTAAAAATGCCATACTGGGATTCCTTCTCAGTCAGACATGAGGTTGCAGccctaaaatattttcataaccAAGTTTTTTCCTTCATAATTTAGAAGCATACATATTTACTTTGTTTATACATAGCATTGTCCAGTTAATTTATAAAGTTATATATCTAAAGGCTCTGCATTTACTTCAAGTCCTGACCACACACAAGGTAAGAGACACATGGAAAAATAAGGTCAGAAACAAGCTTTATTACACAGGGATAATAAAGATATCAAGAACTCAAATATTGAATAATCCAGCTTTGGGTTGGCTACAAGTTCATGCCTCACCAATCCTGTTTTATGGTAGTTTAAGACTACACTTGGTACTTTCAGTCGCATCTCTGGTATTCTTGAAACTTGCAAAGATTCAGAACACTGTATGGATACAGttgaacagcaacagaaaagacacGATGTACTCAGAAGTCAGTCTCTCACAAAAAAGACATTATATCCAAGTTCTGTTAAAGCTCCAGCCAGTAAGGCCCATAAAGGAATGAAAACATAGGAAAGATTCATGGTAGTAAACTGTTCCAGTTTCGCACACAGTGCGAGGCAGAAGGCTAACTTAAGTAACATTGCAATGAGgtaccaggctttctttttaatattgtgTGATCCATGTCGGGGGTCAAAGCCAGACTTACACCGTCCAGCCATTTTCACAATCAGCATGACAAGGAGGATAGTGTCAAATATCCAGACTGGAATAAATATGAGGAACCAGTTCCAAGGTGCCTTCTCATCCAGTTTCAACACCAACATGATCAGGAAGAGCAATGTGAAAAGCCAGGTGAGGAGCACTCTCTGAGCCAaggacattctcatttaaacagTTTCAAGAGGCCGCTTCAAGGCTGAAATAAGGGAGAGACaccctagaaaagaaaaaaggtcaagGCCTGATAGCAGAAATTACTTCTATTCCTAGTAAAGCTGGCTGCTTCCCACTTCTCAGACTCTCTAATTTGGAAAAGATTCTAGCATTCAAAACCTCTTGTAGCAATCCCAACAACCATttctgtatgcatgcatgtgtggatatatgtatataatattatattttgaATTGTAGATGTATAAATtctattttgaattatgtgtgtgtgtctgggtacaTGCATGCAAGTGCAGGTGTCCTCAAGAGGCTGGAGGTGGCAGACTCTACGGGAGCTGCAGTCCCACAGTGGGTGCGGGGAACTGGCCTCGGTCCTCTGTAGGGGCAGTCTGCCTTCTTAGCTCtgcagccatcttcccagccattGCCACCATTCCTTACAGCCCATCACTACAGCACTAAGATCTGTAGTACAGACAGAGTGTGAACTTTATTCAACAGCAATTGGTTCCATCTCAGTGCTATCACTCCATCCAAGTCGTGACATTTATCTGCACTTCACCCATGTCTTACCTCTTTGCATACTTGCAAACCTATAGCTTTTCATTTCGTGCCAAGAGGTGCTAAACTAAAGCACCTGAGATCAAAGCAGTGAAAAAGGAGATGAGGTTTGTCAGGATGGAGTGGCTAATATAAATGGTGAGAACACCAAGATGGCAAAGTTGCCACTGGGCTAAGCAACAAAAAGGTTTCGATAACTACATTTTCATATAATCCTTGTTTCTTATATTTCTCAGTATTTTATTGCTAAAGCAGTCCACTTAAAAAAATAGGTATTTTACCATCACTCAACGTTTAATTATTCTATGACAGGGCGCTTTTATATCACTATTCTCTCCAAATCTATTCTaaaatactcatttaaaaaatttccatgtagccgggcgttggtggcgcacctttaatcccagcactcaggaggcagaggcaggcagatctctgtgagttcgaggccagcctggtctccagagcaagtgccaggataggctccaaagctacacagagaaacactgtcttgaaaaaccaaaaaaaaaaaaaaaaaaaaaaaaaaaaaaaaaaatccatgtgtatgtatgtctgcatgtgtgtgccacttgTCAAGTGCccatggagaagagaaaaatgtcaaaTCTAACATTCTTTCTATGAACATGAGCTGCCATCCCTGGCTAGAGCGCCTGGTGCTAGAGTCACAGGTTGTCCTGAGCCACCTAATGTGGCtaatgggaactgaacttgagtcctctggaagagcagcaagcattttaaATTACTGAACCTTCTCTCCATTCTCCACGACTCTTATTTTGGTTCACAATTTAAGACGTACTGTTACTCTAGGATGTATCCTTAAATCTGGAAGGCCTAGTACCTACTCACTACCagaatattttccatttctctttgttttttttttttcaatactaaCATCATTAAATGAATtcttaaaaatttccattttcaacTGGGACTGCATTAACTTACATCTTAGCTTAAGGTATAAATAATGTATTATATCTAAATTTCACGCATGGATTTACAGACCATTAAGAAGGGAAGATACAGTGGGAAGTCAGAAACTAAAGTACATCCAGCTGAATAAGGAGTTAGtagaaggaaaggaaacagcTGAGAAACTATTCCTTTAGCTGTgtggggaagaaaatgaaatataggaCATGAGATGGTGAGAGGACTAAgtagaaatatttctaaatatttctacttagtcctctccttccactacaGGTCCTGGAGACTGAACTTGGTCATCACCCTTGGTGGCAAATACATTTCCCTGCTTTCCATCCCAAGAAGAAATATTTAGGAAAGCAGACTTCTTGTTAATGCCCAGGGTAAAATAAGCCACCGGCAAATACCACTTTGCAGACGGACACAGATGAGCTGGGAAGATACCATAGAGGTAGACAAAAGGAAGGGTGCTAGAGAAGGtccagggagagacaggaagagcttAAGAATGGGACAGATGGAGCAACTGCACCAGACGAACTGCACTAGTAACTCTGCACATCTCTAGGACAGCAGTCGTGGGAAAAACACACACCAGTTGTAGTTCAGTAGTCAGATATGGTGTCCTTGTGCCTTTCTTCTCAGAAGCATCAATTTGCATTTGTTCAGTTTGCAAATGCTTTGGCCTGCAGTAATTTGGCTTTCAGGGAggctttccttttttgagacagaatctcaataTGTAACTTTGGCTTGCCTAGAACTTTGCtaacacagcccaggctggccttgaactgaaagAGCTACTGGACTTTGACTCTGCAAGGATTAAAGGATGGGGGTGTAAAAAGCTGCTCACACTGGGCTCAGTCCTGGAAAGCAATTTTCTTTACTGGTCTTTCCTTGATGGAAGCCTTATATAGTGGAATGAGATTATTCTGAAGCCGAGGTGGAGATGTGTGAGTCTGCTTAATTAACTGTCcatgtttttaatgtttgctcAGTCCCAACCTCTGATTTGATCAATTTTAAGGACCTTTACGAAGATTTGTGATCCTAAGTCCCTTACACATAACTTTTCTGTATGCCACAGGATatgaacttgattttttttcctcctccttcagaACAAGTACCAAGTTGTCTGCAATGACCATTTTAGACAGAAGGTGAAAGGCTGCAAGGGCCTAAGCTCATTGAGATTATACATTTCTAAGTGTGGAAAGATACTCTCAATAAGGGAAACAGCCTAACTGATATCTAACTTGACACTTAAAGGACTGCCCGGGCTGAACTACAATGGTGACACAAGATTCCAATTTCACAAAAACATCTCAATCGGGTAACAggtaattaatttattaataggtaatactgttttttttttttaaccaccacTTTCTCTCTAAGGGATGGTCAACAGATATTGCCCACTTTTAAGGTGGTTATTTCTAGTACAAAGGTAGGGTTCTCCACCGGCCTCTCACCCTACCCTCTGCATCTGGTGATCAGGGGCGTGTAGGACATTCATTCGTCCCCAGCTCTttccaccccatcccaccccatctcccttctCAATGAACCCCGCGGACCTCAAGGCAGCCAGCGCGGTTCCACGACCTCACAATTTCCTCTACAAACAGCCAGGGGCCTCCCTGCTCGCCCGCCCTGGGACCTCAGGACGCTGCTGAGCCACCGGCCTCTGGCGAGCCTGTGCTGGGATTTAATGCGCTTTCTGCAGGCATGCTGTGCCCAGGCCGCGCGCGCGCACGGCAGCCGAGGAGGGAGCGCCGGGGCCAGAAGGGCCGGGGCCGCCTCTGACTCACCTGGGAGCGCGGCTGGCGGAGAACCGAGAGGACGGCGCGGGTCGGGAACTCCGCCAGTTCGGACGCCGGTTCTCCTGCTCCCTTCTCCCCCCATTCAACTCCCGGACCCTCACATGATAACGGAGAAGAGGACACAGTTCCGCCTCCCCAAACCGCCGAGCCCAGGCCTGCCACCAGTCAGGGCCCCGCCCACATCCGGGCAGTTCCTGCCGCCCTCGGCCTATCCCGTAGAGCGAAGCGGACGCAGGCCCGTGGGCGCCGGCCCTTTCCCTGTGACCATTGGTCCGCTCGGCTGCCAGTAACTGACAGCCTTCCACCGAGCCCGCCTCTTAGTCCCATTGGttggaagaagagtcagtttaGGCTCAAGTCCCGCCTGGAGCCCCGCCCCTCTCGCTCGGCCctctccccccgccccccgcgACCTTCAGGCCCTGGCGCAGACTCTGTGGCGAGCGGAGGGGCGG from Cricetulus griseus strain 17A/GY chromosome 1 unlocalized genomic scaffold, alternate assembly CriGri-PICRH-1.0 chr1_0, whole genome shotgun sequence includes the following:
- the Tmem60 gene encoding transmembrane protein 60; amino-acid sequence: MRMSLAQRVLLTWLFTLLFLIMLVLKLDEKAPWNWFLIFIPVWIFDTILLVMLIVKMAGRCKSGFDPRHGSHNIKKKAWYLIAMLLKLAFCLALCAKLEQFTTMNLSYVFIPLWALLAGALTELGYNVFFVRD